One window of the Octopus sinensis linkage group LG3, ASM634580v1, whole genome shotgun sequence genome contains the following:
- the LOC115209597 gene encoding alanine aminotransferase 1-like — MDSVAQKERCFEKRVKFDTILQTEDYIQYSYLNEIIVLCIYSDLSESFKFSDDAKQLANHYLSNFSGNGVGTYSKTIGLPFTRKDVTNYILERDGTLNLEQDEEVLIENNEWSLLNSILKFFIGAHMNSGYGILIPYPSSPIIQEAVEICGFLPVPYYLTEAADQWTIEEEALVKALEGSHCKINCIFLENPGYPTGHLYSEKELEIFFRVAKNHGIVLIAIENLQMDVYRKNKFLSSRKALIQKDEIYKSVQLMCLFSLARSPQGDKSMQISYIDSLRMDKLTTKFGTLTFTSAATVHQIYLSLFLAPKYVRKYPSFTKFENERHNFIELLGNLAEITVDFFNLQPYMSCSQVFAGHCAFPKLLFPSRWITDENEALDLEENYCCELYATTGIYVVPGKVFGENPDSMHFKYTFPLDQITLHEQLEKIRQFHQKFIQSLIA, encoded by the coding sequence ATGGATTCCGTTGCTCAGAAAGAGAGATGCTTTGAAAAGAGAGTGAAATTTGATACTATTCTGCAAACGGAGGATTACATTCAATACAGTTATTTAAACGAGATCATCGTACTCTGCATATATTCAGATCTTTCGGAATCTTTTAAGTTTTCTGATGATGCAAAACAACTGGCAAATCATTACTTAAGCAATTTTTCAGGAAATGGTGTTGGCACTTATTCGAAGACTATCGGTCTGCCGTTCACAAGAAAGGATGTCACAAATTACATTTTAGAACGAGATGGTACCTTAAATCTGGAACAAGACGAAGAGGTTctcattgaaaataatgaatggtCATTATTGAATAGTATCTTAAAATTTTTCATAGGTGCTCATATGAATAGTGGTTATGGTATTCTAATTCCTTATCCCTCATCGCCTATTATTCAGGAAGCAGTCGAAATATGTGGGTTTTTGCCTGTCCCCTATTATCTGACAGAAGCTGCTGATCAATGGACAATTGAAGAAGAAGCACTTGTGAAAGCTCTAGAAGGATCTCATTGCAAgataaattgtatatttttggAGAATCCGGGATATCCAACAGGTCACCTATATTCGGAAAAAGAACTGGAGATATTTTTCCGTGTGGCCAAAAATCATGGCATTGTGCTTATAGCAATAGAAAATTTACAAATGGATGTttatagaaaaaacaaatttttatcatCCAGGAAAGCACTCATACAAAAGGATGAAATTTACAAATCTGTGCAATTAATGTGTTTGTTTTCATTAGCTCGAAGTCCACAGGGTGACAAAAGTATGCAGATAAGTTACATTGATAGCTTACGAATGGATAAGTTGACCACAAAATTCGGCACCCTTACCTTTACTTCCGCGGCTACTGTCCATCAAATCTATTTAAGTCTTTTTCTAGCAccaaaatatgtaagaaaatacCCTTCATTTACAAAATTCGAAAATGAAAGACACAACTTCATAGAACTACTCGGAAATTTAGCTGAAATTACCGTTGACTTTTTTAACTTACAGCCTTATATGAGTTGCAGCCAGGTATTTGCTGGCCATTGTGCTTTTCCTAAATTACTGTTTCCAAGTCGGTGGATTACTGATGAAAATGAGGCTTTGGATCTCGAGGAAAATTACTGCTGTGAACTATACGCAACTACAGGTATTTATGTTGTTCCTGGTAAAGTCTTTGGTGAAAATCCTGACAGTATgcattttaaatatacatttccACTCGATCAAATAACACTCCATGAGCAACtggagaaaataagacaatttcatcaaaaatttatACAATCTTTGATTGCTTAA
- the LOC115209598 gene encoding putative uncharacterized protein DDB_G0268338: MTRKNDGGSSDNNNNNNDNVYKHNVLSHGSISKYRVICHFNNDDCGSGAAAINNHDTLYEPIISTSDYVTCICNGTSHCCKSNSVSRSSENNALNPDDTRIDSNINNVYEALNNQGKCFNFNNCDGSTLAGNNRNSG, translated from the coding sequence ATGACAAGAAAGAATGATGGAGGTagtagcgacaacaacaacaacaataatgataatgtttacaaGCATAACGTCCTCAGCCATGGGAGTATTAGTAAATATCGAGTCATATGCCACTTTAACAATGATGACTGTGGCAGTGGAGCAGCTGCTATTAACAATCATGATACTCTCTATGAGCCAATTATTTCAACTTCTGACTATGTTACCTGTATATGTAACGGTACTAGCCACTGTTGTAAAAGCAATAGTGTCAGCAGAAGCTCTGAAAACAATGCCCTTAACCCAGATGACACCCGCATTGattctaatataaataatgtttatgaGGCTCTCAATAACCAAGGGAAATGTTTTAACTTCAACAATTGCGATGGTAGTACTCTTGCTGGTAATAATCGCAACTCCGGATAA
- the LOC115209692 gene encoding alanine aminotransferase 1-like: MDSVSQKEKYFEHRSKFDTILQMEDNIQYSYLKEIIVLCLNSDLLVSSNFSDEAKQLAKHYLSNFAGNGVGIYSETIGDDFIRKDVVDYILERDGALNIEEDEEVLVDTNEGSLLNNILEFFIGAHMNSGYGILIPYPSSPIIQEAVEICGFLPVPYYLTEAADQWTIEEEALVKALEGSHCKIHCIFLENPGYPTGHLYSEKELEIFFRVAKNHGIVLIAIENLQMDVYRKNKFLSSRKALIQKDEIYKSVQLMCLFSSARSPQGDKGMQISYIDSLRMDKLTTTYGNLTFTSPASIHQIYLSLFLAPKYVRKYPSFTKFENERHNFIELLGNLAEITVDFFNLQPYMSCSQVFAGHCAFPKLLFPSRWITDENEALDLEENYCCELYATTGIYVVPGKVFGENPDSMHFKFTFPLDQITLHEQLEKIRQFHQKFIQSLIA; this comes from the coding sequence ATGGATTCTGTTTCTCAGAAAGAGAAGTACTTTGAACACAGATCGAAATTTGATACTATCCTGCAAATGGAGGATAATATTCAATATAGTTATTTAAAGGAGATCATCGTGCTCTGCTTAAATTCAGATCTTTTAGTATCTAGTAACTTTTCTGATGAGGCAAAACAACTGGCAAAACATTACTTAAGTAATTTTGCAGGAAATGGTGTTGGCATTTATTCGGAGACCATTGGCGATGATTTCATAAGAAAGGATGTCGTAGATTATATTTTAGAGCGAGATGGTGCCTTGAAtatagaagaagatgaagaggttCTCGTTGACACGAATGAAGGGTCATTATTGAATAATATCTTAGAATTTTTCATAGGTGCTCATATGAATAGTGGTTATGGTATTCTAATTCCTTATCCCTCATCACCTATTATTCAGGAAGCAGTCGAAATATGTGGGTTTTTGCCTGTCCCCTATTATCTGACAGAAGCTGCTGATCAATGGACAATTGAAGAAGAAGCACTTGTGAAAGCTCTAGAAGGATCTCATTGCAAGATACATTGTATATTTTTGGAGAATCCGGGATATCCAACAGGTCACCTATATTCGGAAAAAGAACTGGAGATATTTTTCCGTGTGGCCAAAAATCATGGCATTGTGCTTATAGCAATAGAAAATTTACAAATGGATGTttatagaaaaaacaaatttttatcatCCAGGAAAGCACTCATACAAAAGGATGAAATTTACAAATCCGTGCAATTAATGTGCTTGTTTTCGTCAGCTCGAAGTCCACAGGGTGACAAAGGTATGCAGATAAGTTACATTGATAGCTTACGAATGGATAAGTTGACCACAACATACGGCAACCTTACCTTTACTTCCCCAGCTTCTATTCATCAAATCTACTTAAGTCTTTTTCTAGCAccaaaatatgtaagaaaatacCCTTCATTTACAAAATTCGAAAATGAAAGACACAACTTCATAGAACTACTCGGAAATTTAGCTGAAATTACCGTTGACTTTTTTAACTTACAGCCTTATATGAGTTGCAGCCAGGTATTTGCTGGCCATTGTGCTTTTCCTAAATTACTGTTTCCAAGTCGGTGGATTACTGATGAAAATGAGGCTTTGGATCTCGAGGAAAATTACTGCTGTGAACTATACGCAACTACAGGTATTTATGTTGTTCCTGGTAAAGTCTTTGGTGAAAATCCTGACAGTATgcattttaaatttacatttccacTCGATCAAATAACACTCCATGAGCAACtggagaaaataagacaatttcatcaaaaatttatACAATCTTTGATTGCTTAA